One genomic window of Camelina sativa cultivar DH55 chromosome 5, Cs, whole genome shotgun sequence includes the following:
- the LOC104789816 gene encoding uncharacterized protein LOC104789816, which translates to MHRAEVSKGEIAASYFQNLFSTSEPFNPQEMLSGLQPRVSDRMNQELLATVSKEEVKNAVFSIKPSSSPGADGMTALFFQQYWEVVGDQLNSPLMSDLRPISLCSVLYKVIAKVMMARLQPLLSEIVSPNQSAFVPERLISDNILIAHEAVHSLRTHKDISKSFMAVKTDMSKAYDRMEWSFLEGVLIALGFQRRWVDMIMYCVSSVSYTVLINGQPFGLINPQRGLRQGDPLSPALFVLCAEGLTHLLNRAELDGSLNGIQFSPVGPSIHHLLFADDSLFLIKASVDQALTLQGILVDYGKVTGQLINLDKSSITFGSKVDLGVRAIIQEKLGIVKEGGAGVYLGLPECFSGSKADLLAYIHDKMKSRMSGWFARSLSQGGKEILLKSVAMAMPVFAMSCFKLPKMTCEKLTSAMSAFWWDSVEDKRKMHWLGWDKLCLPKHLGGLGFKDIQIFNQALLAKQAWRILQEENSLFASFFKSRYFVEGDFLSAELGDRPSYAWRSILHGRDLLKRGLRQMIGDGESTYVWSSRWLLDGVIRAPLMKNIIFDLDLKVKELINPSTLSWDLSVLNHHFYPRDVELICKQKPVPLSKDFLIWEHTKSGAYSVKSGYWAEYQREKIELVTEALMQPSILPLKDQIWRCSTVTKIKTFMWKAISGGIPVADKMMDRGLKFDSRCQKCGLEGESTNHVLFSCTVARQIWALYNFPSPENGFDSQSLYQNLYFLFLTSKNIKVQVEIRKAFPWILWQLWKNRNLCCIEGKSFSPPETIIKIREDVQEWLFEQSLVEESVERVKSERSQQKKGWSPLQLGWFKCNFASSWDKISNSSGAAWVLRDHNGVVLLHSRASFSQMFCKQDAMFRGWLWSIESMSSLHFDKILFASEDSELIGAVLRPKAWPCFKLQSHILRASLEKILDWKLVMEDRTSNLGAHLIARSVTREDRRQSYVVYT; encoded by the exons ATGCATAGAGCTGAAGTTTCTAAAGGTGAAATAGCGGCGTCTTATTTCCAAAATCTGTTCTCCACGTCTGAACCTTTCAACCCGCAAGAGATGCTTTCTGGTCTTCAACCTAGAGTTTCAGACAGAATGAATCAAGAGCTTTTAGCCACGGtttcaaaagaagaagtaaaaaatgCAGTGTTCTCTATAAAGCCTTCCAGTTCACCGGGTGCAGATGGTATGACTGCGTTGTTCTTCCAGCAGTATTGGGAGGTTGTAGGTGACCAG CTCAATTCTCCACTGATGAGTGATTTAAGGCCGATCAGTCTGTGCTCGGTGTTATATAAAGTGATTGCAAAAGTTATGATGGCAAGACTGCAACCATTATTGTCTGAAATAGTATCACCAAACCAATCAGCTTTTGTTCCAGAAAGGTTGATTTCAGACAACATCCTTATAGCTCATGAAGCAGTTCATAGTCTCCGTACTCATAAGGATATCTCTAAGAGTTTTATGGCGGTAAAGACTGATATGTCAAAGGCTTATGACAGAATGGAATGGAGTTTTCTTGAAGGAGTGCTCATTGCTCTAGGGTTTCAAAGAAGATGGGTGGATATGATCATGTACTGTGTGTCCTCAGTTTCTTACACAGTTCTAATTAACGGTCAGCCGTTTGGGCTCATTAATCCGCAACGTGGTTTAAGACAGGGTGATCCTCTCTCTCCGGCTTTATTTGTGCTTTGCGCTGAGGGTTTGACTCATTTGCTTAATAGAGCTGAATTGGATGGAAGCTTAAATGGGATTCAGTTTTCTCCTGTTGGTCCTTCGATTCACCATCTTCTGTTTGCAGATGACAGTCTGTTTCTAATCAAAGCTTCAGTGGATCAGGCGCTGACTCTCCAAGGTATTCTGGTTGACTATGGAAAAGTTACAGGTCAGTTGATCAACCTGGACAAGTCTTCAATTACTTTTGGTAGCAAAGTGGATTTAGGAGTCAGGGCCATTATTCAAGAAAAGTTGGGAATTGTTAAAGAAGGAGGGGCAGGTGTATATTTGGGATTACCGGAATGCTTTAGTGGTTCCAAAGCAGACTTACTAGCCTATATCCACGACAAAATGAAAAGTAGGATGTCAGGTTGGTTCGCCCGGTCTCTTTCGCAGGGTGGAAAAGAAATCCTACTGAAATCAGTGGCCATGGCAATGCCTGTGTTCGCTATGTCATGTTTCAAGTTACCAAAAATGACTTGTGAGAAACTGACATCTGCTATGTCAGCCTTCTGGTGGGACTCAGTTGAGGACAAAAGGAAAATGCACTGGTTGGGATGGGATAAGTTGTGTTTGCCTAAACATTTAGGTGGTCTTGGGTTTAAAGATATTCAAATCTTCAATCAAGCCTTGCTGGCAAAACAAGCATGGAGGATTCTGCAAGAAGAAAACAGCTTGTTTGCCTCATTTTTCAAAAGTAGGTATTTTGTTGAGGGAGATTTCTTATCCGCAGAGCTTGGAGATAGACCTTCTTATGCTTGGAGGAGCATTCTCCATGGTAGGGATTTGTTAAAAAGAGGTCTGAGACAAATGATTGGTGATGGTGAATCTACCTATGTTTGGTCATCTCGTTGGTTACTTGATGGTGTTATCAGAGCGCCCTTGATGAAGAATATCATCTTCGATTTGGACCTTAAAGTTAAAGAGTTGATTAACCCATCAACACTTTCTTGGGATCTGTCAGTTCTGAACCATCATTTTTATCCCCGGGATGTGGAGTTGATTTGTAAACAGAAGCCTGTTCCTTTATCAAAAGATTTCCTGATATGGGAACATACTAAAAGTGGGGCTTATTCAGTCAAATCCGGGTATTGGGCGGAGTATCAAAGAGAGAAGATTGAGCTGGTTACAGAGGCCTTAATGCAACCTTCAATCCTTCCTTTAAAAGACCAGATTTGGAGATGCAGTACTGTCACAAAGATTAAGACATTTATGTGGAAAGCAATTTCAGGTGGCATCCCAGTTGCTGATAAGATGATGGATAGAGGTCTTAAATTCGATTCCAGATGTCAAAAATGCGGTTTGGAAGGAGAATCAACAAATCATGTCTTGTTCTCTTGTACGGTTGCTAGACAAATTTGGGCACTCTACAACTTCCCGTCTCCAGAAAACGGTTTTGATTCTCAGTCCCTTTATCAGAACTTGTACTTCCTGTTTTTGAcaagcaaaaatattaaagtacAGGTCGAGATAAGAAAAGCCTTCCCTTGGATTCTCTGGCAACTTTGGAAAAATAGAAATTTGTGTTGCATTGAAGGGAAAAGCTTTAGTCCTCCTGAAACaattatcaaaatcagagaagaTGTTCAGGAATGGCTTTTTGAGCAGTCGTTGGTTGAGGAGTCTGTGGAGCGTGTAAAGTCTGAACGTTCACAGCAAAAAAAAGGTTGGTCTCCCCTGCAGCTAGGTTGGTTTAAATGCAATTTTGCCTCGTCTTGGGACAAAATTTCAAATTCGAGTGGAgcggcttgggttttgagagATCATAATGGGGTAGTTCTTTTGCACAGTCGAGCATCCTTTTCCCAGATGTTTTGTAAGCAGGATGCAATGTTTCGAGGTTGGCTTTGGTCTATTGAAAGTATGTCTAGTCTTCATTTCGATAAGATCCTTTTTGCTTCTGAAGATTCTGAGCTTATCGGAGCTGTTCTCAGACCAAAGGCATGGCCTTGCTTTAAACTGCAGTCTCATATTTTGAGAGCTAGTTTGGAAAAAATTTTGGATTGGAAATTGGTTATGGAAGACAGGACCTCAAATCTTGGAGCACATCTAATCGCTAGAAGTGTAACAAGGGAGGATCGTCGCCAATCGTATGTAGTATACACCTAG